A region from the Lysobacter sp. BMK333-48F3 genome encodes:
- a CDS encoding PQQ-dependent sugar dehydrogenase yields the protein MTSRLLQRLRCAAFAVVALAAASASAAPAALTPHPVRLDDGRRFSLNLPAELEIVPVVQGLKRVRFFARSPDGRLFVTDMHDLSDNQRGRVYALDGWDEQKERYTKVSVYLDKQRNPNSVAFYTDPSGKSWLYVANTDKLLRYRYRNGDLKPSSEPEVLASFPDYGLSYKYGGWHLTRTLAFGGDKLYVSVGSSCNACVEKEDVRAAILQMTPDGSGRRFYATGLRNAVGLLYRNGRLYATNQGSDHLGDQKPDETLFEVRDGADYGWPYCYHSQGKPLADAKFPRKAGCAAVPKALAFFPSHASALGLSWFPAADGGLLRDEFLVALHGASKLSLDHGYRIVRVKADGRSGGELVSGFLAGGKVLGRPCDVLRTGRDSFLFTDDKSGVIYRVRPKR from the coding sequence ATGACCTCACGCCTGTTGCAACGCCTGCGCTGCGCCGCCTTCGCCGTTGTCGCCCTCGCCGCCGCCTCCGCGTCCGCCGCGCCGGCCGCGCTGACCCCGCACCCGGTGCGCCTGGACGACGGCCGCCGTTTCAGTCTGAACCTGCCGGCCGAGCTGGAGATCGTGCCGGTGGTGCAGGGCCTGAAGCGGGTGCGCTTCTTCGCCCGCAGCCCGGACGGGCGCCTGTTCGTCACCGACATGCACGACCTCAGCGACAACCAGCGCGGCCGGGTCTACGCGCTGGACGGCTGGGACGAACAGAAGGAGCGCTATACCAAGGTATCGGTCTACCTGGACAAGCAGCGCAATCCCAACAGCGTCGCCTTCTATACCGATCCCTCCGGCAAGAGCTGGCTGTACGTCGCCAACACCGACAAGCTGCTGCGCTACCGCTACCGCAACGGCGACCTCAAGCCGTCCTCGGAACCGGAGGTGCTGGCCAGCTTTCCCGACTACGGCCTGAGCTACAAATACGGCGGCTGGCACCTGACCCGCACCCTCGCCTTCGGCGGCGACAAGCTCTACGTCTCGGTCGGCAGCAGTTGCAACGCCTGCGTCGAAAAGGAAGACGTGCGCGCGGCGATCCTGCAGATGACCCCCGACGGCAGTGGCCGCCGTTTCTACGCCACCGGGCTGCGCAACGCGGTCGGCCTGCTGTACCGCAACGGCCGCCTGTACGCGACCAACCAGGGCTCCGACCACCTCGGCGACCAAAAGCCCGACGAAACCCTGTTCGAGGTCCGCGACGGCGCCGACTACGGCTGGCCGTACTGCTACCACAGCCAGGGCAAGCCGCTGGCCGACGCCAAGTTTCCGCGCAAGGCCGGCTGCGCCGCAGTGCCCAAGGCGCTCGCTTTCTTCCCCTCGCATGCCTCGGCGCTGGGCCTGAGCTGGTTCCCCGCCGCCGACGGCGGCCTGCTGCGCGACGAGTTCCTGGTCGCCCTGCACGGCGCCAGCAAGCTTTCCCTCGACCACGGCTACCGCATCGTGCGGGTCAAGGCCGACGGCCGCAGCGGCGGCGAACTGGTCAGCGGCTTCCTCGCCGGCGGCAAGGTCCTGGGCCGCCCCTGCGACGTGCTGCGCACCGGCCGCGACAGCTTCCTGTTCACCGACGACAAGAGCGGAGTGATCTATCGGGTGAGGCCGAAGCGGTGA
- a CDS encoding queuosine precursor transporter: MSANPSPIAAASGEGTRTLQDRALRLFIVLAAFFCVNAALAEFIGVKIFALEDTLRIAPLQWNLFGQTGSLNFTAGTLLWPVVFLMTDVVNEFFGRRGVRFISWLATLLIAYGFLFAFAAIALAPAGWWVTAAQAQGVPDYQAAFAAIFGQGLWSIGGSLVAFMLGQLIDVSVFHRIRSATGEKHVWLRATGSTAVSQLVDSFVVLYIAFVLGPQHWPIPQFLAIGTVNYGYKMLAAFAMIPLIYLLRRWIHRYLGEARARQLREEAAAD, from the coding sequence GTGAGCGCGAACCCGTCGCCGATCGCGGCCGCCAGCGGCGAAGGCACGCGTACCCTGCAGGATCGCGCGCTGCGCTTGTTCATCGTGTTGGCGGCGTTCTTCTGCGTCAACGCGGCGCTGGCCGAGTTCATCGGAGTCAAGATCTTCGCCCTCGAAGACACCCTGCGCATCGCACCCTTGCAGTGGAACCTGTTCGGCCAGACGGGCTCGCTGAACTTCACCGCCGGCACTCTGCTGTGGCCGGTGGTGTTCCTGATGACCGACGTGGTCAACGAGTTCTTCGGCCGTCGCGGCGTGCGCTTCATTTCCTGGCTGGCGACGCTGCTGATCGCTTACGGTTTCCTGTTCGCGTTCGCGGCGATCGCGCTGGCCCCGGCCGGCTGGTGGGTGACCGCGGCGCAGGCGCAGGGCGTGCCGGATTACCAAGCCGCATTCGCGGCGATCTTCGGCCAGGGCCTGTGGAGCATCGGCGGTTCGCTGGTGGCTTTCATGCTCGGCCAGCTGATCGATGTCTCGGTGTTCCACCGCATCCGCAGCGCCACCGGCGAGAAACACGTGTGGCTGCGCGCCACCGGCTCGACCGCGGTCTCGCAGTTGGTCGACAGCTTCGTCGTGCTCTACATCGCCTTCGTGCTCGGCCCGCAGCATTGGCCGATCCCGCAGTTCCTGGCGATCGGCACGGTCAACTACGGCTACAAGATGCTGGCCGCGTTCGCGATGATCCCGTTGATCTATCTGCTGCGGCGCTGGATCCACCGCTACCTGGGCGAAGCGCGCGCGCGGCAGCTGCGCGAAGAAGCCGCGGCGGACTGA
- a CDS encoding response regulator, whose product MNPAPLRAVVVDDEAMSRARLRRLLDQAGAVEVVAECADGDSAIAALRRLQPDVVFLDIRLPELSGFGVLEALPAQRRPQVVFVTAYADHALRAFDADAADYLLKPYSAERLAAALARVRRMRDPAPRAAEAADGQAYPQRLAVPVGARLRLIAVDEIECVLAQSNYVELRCGAQSYLLRETMSGIESRLDPGRFLRIHRSRLVRVDAIRDIEHLDGGRYLLRMANGLRLGSGASYRDKVRAGLGLG is encoded by the coding sequence ATGAACCCGGCCCCGCTGCGCGCGGTGGTGGTCGACGACGAGGCGATGTCGCGGGCGCGGCTGCGGCGCCTGCTCGACCAGGCCGGCGCGGTCGAGGTGGTGGCCGAATGCGCCGACGGCGACAGCGCCATCGCCGCCTTGCGCCGCTTGCAGCCGGACGTGGTGTTCCTCGACATCCGCCTGCCCGAACTCAGCGGTTTCGGCGTGCTCGAAGCGCTGCCGGCGCAGCGCCGGCCGCAGGTGGTGTTCGTGACCGCCTATGCCGATCACGCCCTGCGCGCTTTCGACGCCGACGCGGCCGATTACCTGCTCAAGCCGTATTCGGCCGAACGCCTGGCGGCCGCGTTGGCGCGGGTGCGGCGGATGCGCGATCCGGCGCCGCGCGCGGCCGAGGCGGCCGACGGCCAGGCCTATCCGCAGCGCCTGGCGGTGCCGGTCGGCGCGCGCCTGCGCCTGATCGCGGTCGACGAGATCGAATGCGTGCTGGCGCAGAGCAACTACGTCGAGCTGCGCTGCGGCGCGCAGTCCTATCTGTTGCGCGAGACGATGAGCGGGATCGAAAGCCGGCTGGACCCGGGCCGGTTCCTGCGCATCCATCGCTCGCGCCTGGTCCGGGTCGATGCGATCCGCGACATCGAGCACCTCGACGGCGGGCGCTACCTGTTGCGGATGGCCAACGGCCTGCGCCTGGGCAGCGGCGCGAGCTACCGCGACAAGGTCCGCGCCGGCCTGGGCTTGGGCTGA
- a CDS encoding histidine kinase, with product MRDRTLLLLAVLGWWTLSGLVWVGQIATMHEAAGQAPDWSGTLRKELASAWLWVPLTLFLFECVRRQPIERGRVARALCLQGLAVAAVIVARAGAVLLLNRWIGWYEALPSPGQVLATSVLNNTLSSWMIVGVAHAGAYAARARARERQTLELESRLARARLEALSAQLNPHFLFNALNSIAEMVHRDPDGADRMLVDLGALLRHSLDNSRTQEIALRDELVALDHYLGIEKIRLGERLQVEWAIDSALLDASVPQLLLQPLVENAIHHAVATRVTPGAVSVSAQREADRLILEVSDDGGQRAAAPGQGVGLSNTRARLQCLYGNGHRLEIGARPTGGTCVRLQLPYRRWTPDEAAA from the coding sequence ATGCGCGATCGAACCTTGCTGCTGCTCGCGGTACTCGGCTGGTGGACCCTCAGCGGGCTGGTCTGGGTCGGCCAGATCGCGACCATGCACGAGGCCGCCGGCCAGGCCCCGGACTGGAGCGGCACCCTGCGCAAGGAACTGGCCAGCGCCTGGCTGTGGGTGCCGCTGACCCTGTTCCTGTTCGAATGCGTGCGCCGGCAGCCGATCGAGCGCGGCCGCGTCGCCCGCGCGCTGTGCCTGCAGGGACTGGCGGTGGCGGCGGTGATCGTGGCGCGCGCCGGCGCGGTGCTGCTGTTGAACCGCTGGATCGGCTGGTACGAAGCCTTGCCCTCGCCGGGCCAGGTGCTGGCGACCAGCGTGCTCAACAACACCCTCAGCAGTTGGATGATCGTCGGCGTGGCCCACGCCGGCGCCTACGCGGCGCGCGCGCGGGCGCGCGAGCGCCAGACCCTGGAACTGGAGTCGCGGCTGGCGCGGGCGCGGCTGGAGGCGCTGTCGGCCCAGCTCAATCCGCATTTCCTGTTCAACGCCTTGAACTCGATCGCCGAGATGGTGCACCGCGACCCCGACGGCGCCGACCGCATGCTGGTCGACCTGGGCGCCTTGCTGCGCCACAGCCTGGACAATTCGCGCACCCAGGAGATCGCGCTGCGCGACGAACTGGTCGCGCTCGACCATTACCTCGGGATCGAGAAGATCCGCCTCGGCGAGCGCCTGCAGGTCGAGTGGGCGATCGATTCGGCCCTGCTCGACGCCAGCGTGCCGCAGCTGTTGCTGCAGCCGCTGGTCGAGAACGCGATCCACCACGCGGTCGCCACCCGGGTCACGCCCGGCGCGGTGTCGGTGAGCGCGCAGCGCGAGGCCGACCGGCTGATCCTGGAAGTCAGCGACGACGGCGGCCAGCGCGCCGCCGCGCCCGGCCAGGGCGTCGGCCTCAGCAACACCCGCGCGCGCCTGCAATGCCTGTACGGCAACGGCCATCGCCTCGAGATCGGCGCGCGCCCGACCGGCGGCACCTGCGTGCGGCTGCAATTGCCGTACCGGCGCTGGACGCCGGACGAGGCGGCGGCATGA
- a CDS encoding DUF885 family protein — protein MALPAAALAADAGTPAPRVTVQTKAEKLDRLYEQYWEETLKLNPLLATAQGDPRYNDQLQNFASADFRRRSREFDQRWLKTIESVGSQGLSAQDLLSYEIFVREARMDLEAERFPGWMQPVNQFNNFAASIAQLGSGAGSQPFKTVADYDNWRKRAALAPAVFDQLIANSREGTKRGVVQPKALMLKVLPQLDALIKTRAEDSLFWKPVTNWPAGFSEQDKARLSAEYRQMIETELMPAYTRLRDYIKNDYLAQARDSAGLGALPDGADWYAFNARRSTTTELSPAQIHQIGLDEVARIHGEIRKVMAEVKFQGSLQDFFKFMQNDPRFVFKDEPALLAHYRGLEAKINRKVPELFSLTPKAPFEIRPVEAFRAQSAAGGSYMRPSEDGSRPGIFYVNTYDLPTRKTWDAEDLYLHEAIPGHHFQLALQQELSELPKFRRFGGATAFTEGWGLYAESLGRDLGVYTDPYNYFGYLQNELWRAIRLVVDTGLHSKGWTREQVIAYMLENSAESETQSTAEAERYMAIPGQALAYKIGELRIMQLRKRAEQALGTRFDIREFHAEVLKDGAVPLDVLERKIDRWIQSRRG, from the coding sequence CTGGCCCTGCCCGCCGCCGCGCTGGCCGCCGACGCCGGCACGCCGGCGCCGCGCGTCACCGTGCAGACCAAGGCCGAGAAACTCGATCGCCTGTACGAGCAGTACTGGGAAGAGACGCTCAAGCTCAATCCGCTGCTCGCCACCGCCCAGGGCGACCCGCGCTACAACGACCAGTTGCAGAACTTCGCCAGCGCCGATTTCCGCCGCCGCAGCCGCGAGTTCGACCAGCGCTGGCTCAAGACCATCGAGTCGGTCGGCTCGCAAGGCCTGTCGGCGCAGGACCTGCTGAGCTACGAGATCTTCGTCCGCGAAGCGCGCATGGACCTGGAGGCCGAGCGCTTCCCGGGCTGGATGCAGCCGGTCAATCAGTTCAACAATTTCGCCGCCTCGATCGCCCAGCTCGGTTCCGGCGCCGGCTCGCAGCCGTTCAAGACCGTCGCCGACTACGACAACTGGCGCAAGCGCGCCGCGCTGGCGCCGGCGGTGTTCGACCAACTGATCGCCAACAGCCGCGAAGGGACCAAGCGCGGCGTGGTCCAGCCCAAGGCGCTGATGCTGAAGGTGTTGCCGCAGCTCGACGCGCTGATCAAAACCCGCGCCGAGGACAGCCTGTTCTGGAAGCCGGTGACCAACTGGCCGGCCGGGTTCTCTGAGCAGGACAAGGCGCGCCTGAGCGCCGAATACCGGCAGATGATCGAAACCGAGCTGATGCCGGCCTATACCCGCCTGCGCGACTACATCAAGAACGACTACCTGGCGCAGGCGCGCGACAGCGCCGGGCTGGGCGCGCTGCCCGACGGCGCCGACTGGTACGCGTTCAACGCCCGCCGTTCGACCACCACCGAGCTGAGCCCGGCGCAGATCCACCAGATCGGCCTGGACGAGGTCGCGCGGATCCACGGCGAGATCCGCAAGGTCATGGCCGAGGTCAAGTTCCAGGGCTCGCTGCAGGACTTCTTCAAGTTCATGCAGAACGATCCGCGCTTCGTGTTCAAGGACGAGCCGGCCCTGCTCGCCCACTACCGCGGCCTGGAAGCCAAGATCAACCGCAAGGTGCCGGAGCTGTTCTCGCTGACCCCGAAGGCGCCGTTCGAGATCCGCCCGGTGGAGGCTTTCCGCGCCCAGTCCGCGGCCGGCGGCTCGTACATGCGGCCGAGCGAGGACGGCAGCCGGCCGGGCATCTTCTACGTCAACACCTACGACCTGCCGACGCGCAAGACCTGGGACGCGGAAGACCTGTACCTGCACGAGGCCATTCCGGGCCATCACTTCCAGCTGGCCCTGCAGCAGGAACTGAGCGAGCTGCCGAAGTTCCGCCGCTTCGGCGGCGCCACCGCCTTCACCGAGGGCTGGGGCCTGTACGCCGAATCGCTGGGCCGCGACCTGGGCGTGTACACCGATCCCTACAACTACTTCGGCTATCTGCAGAACGAGCTGTGGCGCGCGATCCGCCTGGTGGTCGACACCGGCCTGCACAGCAAGGGCTGGACCCGCGAGCAGGTGATCGCCTACATGCTGGAGAACTCGGCCGAGAGCGAGACCCAGTCCACCGCCGAGGCCGAACGCTACATGGCCATCCCCGGCCAGGCCCTGGCCTACAAGATCGGCGAGCTGCGCATCATGCAGCTGCGCAAGCGCGCCGAGCAGGCCCTGGGCACGCGCTTCGACATCCGCGAATTCCATGCCGAAGTGCTCAAGGACGGCGCGGTGCCGCTGGACGTGCTGGAGCGCAAGATCGACCGCTGGATCCAGTCGCGCCGCGGCTGA
- a CDS encoding FecR domain-containing protein, with product MRRLAAARRPAAAAALGGLLLLGAGLAQAEDWAYRVRPGDTLWDLGAKHLKVGVNWRKLQEYNRIADPYHLPPGSRMQFPIGWLRIEPAKARVIAVRGAVNLLPPSAAPSTSPAKLVSEGMRIGIGSRLETGPGASATLEFADGSRLLVQDNSSVVFDQLSSYGSTGMVDTRMRLRRGRTLNRVIPAKGPASRYIIDTPSATSSVRGTHFRVSAGDEGAADATEVLEGKVAVGAQHSQVLLRPGYGTVAAAGAAPAAPIALLPPPAWSDPQTRLEQLPAELAWAPVPGAVAYRVEVVRDDAPEVLLFETRTADTRVRIDELPAGRQRARVRAVADNGLGGRDSERSFVVHDLPPPLTISPIDGQRIGLPRPRFEWARAQGAERTRLQVAADERFAQPLIDAEVDGQRFRPALSLAPGQYYWRVASRDAQGRVGRFGNALPFQVSDAPADPGLEAPQAAQGRLTLRWQKGEPGQRYRVQIARKPDFSTLLLEEVVDVPQIELKRPGGGRWYVRVQTVEDDGYAAAFGPPQEIRLPCRLCYGAGAAGAVLLLLAL from the coding sequence GTGCGCCGCCTGGCCGCCGCGCGCCGGCCCGCCGCCGCGGCCGCCCTGGGCGGCCTGCTCCTGCTGGGCGCCGGCCTGGCCCAGGCCGAGGACTGGGCCTACCGGGTCCGCCCCGGCGACACTTTGTGGGACCTCGGCGCCAAGCACCTCAAGGTCGGGGTCAACTGGCGCAAGCTGCAGGAATACAACCGCATCGCCGACCCCTACCACCTGCCGCCGGGCTCGCGCATGCAGTTCCCGATCGGCTGGCTGCGGATCGAACCGGCCAAGGCGCGGGTGATCGCGGTGCGCGGCGCGGTCAATCTGCTGCCGCCGAGCGCCGCGCCCAGCACGAGTCCGGCCAAGCTGGTCAGCGAGGGCATGCGCATCGGCATCGGCAGCCGCCTGGAAACTGGGCCCGGCGCCAGCGCCACGCTCGAGTTCGCCGACGGCTCGCGCCTGCTGGTGCAGGACAACAGCAGCGTGGTGTTCGACCAGCTCAGCAGCTACGGCAGCACCGGCATGGTCGACACCCGCATGCGTCTGCGCCGCGGCCGTACCTTGAACCGGGTCATCCCGGCCAAGGGCCCGGCCTCGCGCTACATCATCGACACGCCCTCGGCGACCTCGAGCGTGCGCGGCACCCATTTCCGGGTCAGCGCCGGCGATGAGGGCGCGGCCGACGCGACCGAGGTGCTGGAAGGCAAGGTCGCGGTCGGCGCCCAGCACAGCCAGGTGCTGCTGCGCCCGGGCTACGGCACCGTCGCCGCGGCCGGCGCCGCGCCGGCCGCGCCGATCGCGCTGCTGCCGCCGCCGGCCTGGTCCGACCCGCAGACCCGGCTGGAGCAGTTGCCGGCCGAACTGGCCTGGGCGCCGGTGCCCGGCGCGGTCGCCTACCGGGTCGAAGTGGTGCGCGACGACGCGCCGGAAGTGCTGCTGTTCGAAACCCGCACCGCCGACACCCGGGTGCGCATCGACGAGCTGCCGGCCGGACGCCAGCGAGCGCGGGTGCGCGCGGTCGCCGACAACGGCCTCGGCGGCCGCGACAGCGAGCGCAGCTTCGTCGTCCACGATCTGCCGCCGCCGCTGACGATCAGCCCGATCGACGGCCAACGCATCGGCCTGCCGCGGCCGCGCTTCGAGTGGGCCCGCGCCCAGGGCGCCGAGCGCACCCGCCTGCAGGTCGCCGCCGACGAGCGATTCGCACAGCCGCTGATCGATGCCGAGGTCGACGGCCAGCGCTTCCGCCCGGCACTATCCCTGGCTCCGGGCCAGTACTATTGGCGCGTGGCTTCGCGCGATGCGCAGGGCCGGGTCGGCCGGTTCGGCAACGCCTTGCCGTTCCAGGTCAGCGACGCGCCGGCCGATCCCGGCCTGGAAGCGCCGCAAGCCGCGCAGGGGCGTCTGACCCTGCGTTGGCAGAAGGGCGAACCGGGCCAGCGCTATCGCGTGCAGATCGCGCGCAAGCCCGATTTTTCCACGCTGTTGCTCGAAGAGGTGGTGGACGTGCCGCAGATCGAACTCAAGCGCCCCGGCGGCGGCCGCTGGTACGTGCGCGTGCAGACCGTCGAGGACGACGGCTACGCGGCGGCGTTCGGCCCGCCGCAGGAAATCCGCCTGCCCTGCCGCCTGTGCTACGGCGCGGGCGCGGCGGGCGCCGTCCTCCTGCTGCTGGCTCTATGA
- a CDS encoding CHASE2 domain-containing protein, whose translation MTFGARSWLLRGATALVVAGLAALLTVSGATWRLDDFFYDLHLSEWGYAPDDDVVIVAIDDRSLNELGQWPWPRDIHAQMLDRLGYAGVRGVALDLVLTEPDRNGDQHDRTLAAAMRRLGRVALPVITAPLRQNAPPVEVLPTPLIATAATTLGHTDIELDAEGTTRGMYLKAGLGESRWSALGLALIGLEPGTAPHPLPGLRRPRSQQGSPYQWTRDNYVRIRFAGPPGTFGQVSYADVINGQVPTELLRGRWIVVGVTATGLVPSYLTPMADDARMHGAEYQANVIEMLLHDRAIVPLHPLWQALLAAAMLFAVVLLMLHPRLERPLLVTGSGALLTAIGSVALLRLGNVWFAPATTIVMIALAYLLWVIGHLRHWRREANLDTLTQLGNRRRFDHVLQRELASARRTRAPLSLALIDVDFFKAYNDAEGHRAGDKLLREIAEIIAAHARRPRDLAARFGGDEFALILPDTHVEGAARVADGILDDMRKLDARYGKASADQRVSLSIGLYTCVPGVHTHVRTLFDAADAALYQAKENGRDRRVASRLGSAEP comes from the coding sequence ATGACCTTCGGCGCCCGGTCCTGGCTGTTGCGCGGCGCGACCGCGCTGGTCGTGGCCGGCCTGGCGGCGCTGCTGACCGTAAGCGGCGCCACCTGGCGCCTGGACGATTTCTTCTACGACCTGCACCTGTCGGAATGGGGCTATGCGCCCGACGACGACGTGGTGATCGTCGCCATCGACGACCGCAGCCTCAACGAACTGGGCCAGTGGCCGTGGCCGCGCGACATCCACGCCCAGATGCTCGACCGGCTCGGCTACGCCGGCGTGCGCGGAGTGGCGCTGGACCTTGTCCTGACCGAGCCCGACCGCAACGGCGACCAGCACGACCGCACCCTCGCCGCGGCGATGCGCCGGCTCGGCCGCGTCGCCCTGCCGGTGATCACCGCGCCGCTGCGCCAGAACGCGCCGCCGGTCGAGGTGCTGCCGACCCCGCTGATCGCCACCGCGGCCACCACCCTGGGCCATACCGACATCGAACTCGACGCCGAGGGCACCACCCGCGGCATGTACCTCAAGGCCGGCCTGGGCGAATCGCGCTGGTCGGCGCTGGGCCTGGCCCTGATCGGCCTGGAGCCCGGCACCGCGCCGCATCCCCTGCCCGGCCTGCGCCGGCCGAGGTCGCAACAGGGCTCGCCGTACCAGTGGACCCGCGACAACTACGTGCGGATCCGCTTCGCCGGCCCGCCCGGCACCTTCGGCCAGGTCTCCTACGCCGACGTGATCAACGGCCAGGTGCCGACCGAACTGCTGCGCGGGCGCTGGATCGTGGTCGGCGTCACCGCCACCGGGCTGGTGCCGAGCTACCTGACGCCGATGGCCGACGACGCGCGCATGCACGGCGCCGAGTACCAGGCCAACGTGATCGAGATGCTGCTGCACGATCGCGCGATCGTGCCGCTGCACCCGCTGTGGCAGGCGCTGCTGGCCGCGGCGATGCTGTTTGCGGTGGTGTTGCTGATGCTGCATCCGCGCCTGGAACGGCCCTTGCTGGTGACCGGCAGCGGCGCCCTGCTGACCGCGATCGGCAGCGTCGCCCTGCTGCGCCTGGGCAACGTCTGGTTCGCCCCGGCCACGACCATCGTCATGATCGCCCTGGCCTACCTGCTGTGGGTGATCGGCCACCTGCGCCATTGGCGCCGCGAAGCCAACCTCGACACCCTGACCCAGCTCGGCAACCGGCGCCGCTTCGACCACGTGCTGCAGCGCGAACTGGCCAGCGCCCGCCGCACCCGCGCGCCGCTGTCGCTGGCGCTGATCGACGTCGATTTCTTCAAGGCCTACAACGACGCCGAAGGCCACCGCGCCGGCGACAAGCTGCTGCGCGAGATCGCTGAGATCATCGCCGCGCACGCGCGCCGCCCGCGCGACCTGGCCGCGCGCTTCGGCGGCGACGAGTTCGCCCTGATCCTGCCGGACACCCACGTCGAAGGCGCCGCGCGCGTCGCCGACGGCATCCTCGACGACATGCGCAAGCTCGACGCGCGCTACGGCAAGGCCTCGGCCGACCAGCGGGTCAGCCTCAGCATCGGCCTGTACACCTGCGTGCCGGGCGTGCACACCCACGTGCGCACCCTGTTCGACGCCGCCGACGCGGCGCTGTACCAGGCCAAGGAAAACGGCCGCGACCGCCGCGTCGCCAGCCGGCTCGGCAGCGCCGAGCCCTGA
- a CDS encoding avidin/streptavidin family protein gives MQRATLVIAALAIAAAAPTLHAKQPVKAEAEAAAQVRCGNPVGTWRNQMGSEMRITAYDPRSGAIQGQYRTSSGAPGFYPLVGWVNSAPAQPGGSNLTTYAFTVRWNQIGSITAWTGTCVDGPTSSGLRTLWQLARPNSQFDWDHILAGADTFVSP, from the coding sequence ATGCAACGCGCAACTCTCGTCATCGCCGCGCTGGCCATCGCCGCCGCGGCGCCCACGCTGCACGCCAAGCAACCGGTCAAGGCCGAGGCCGAAGCCGCCGCCCAGGTGCGCTGCGGCAACCCGGTCGGCACCTGGCGCAACCAGATGGGTTCGGAAATGCGGATCACCGCCTACGATCCGCGCAGCGGCGCGATCCAGGGCCAGTACCGCACCAGCAGCGGCGCGCCCGGGTTCTATCCGCTGGTGGGTTGGGTCAACAGCGCGCCGGCGCAGCCGGGCGGCAGCAACCTGACCACCTATGCCTTCACCGTGCGCTGGAACCAGATCGGCAGCATCACCGCCTGGACCGGCACCTGCGTCGACGGTCCGACCAGCAGCGGACTGCGCACCTTGTGGCAGCTGGCGCGGCCCAACAGCCAGTTCGATTGGGATCACATCCTCGCCGGCGCCGACACCTTCGTCTCGCCCTGA
- a CDS encoding DEAD/DEAH box helicase produces the protein MTFESLGLAPALLRALSEQNYTTPTPIQAEAIPLALAGHDLLGGAQTGTGKTAAFGLPLLHRLATVQGGGQRKPRVLILAPTRELALQVSDSLRGYAKYLRLNIHAIFGGAGMGPQLDALRRGVDVLVATPGRLIDHLERGSAKLDAVELLVMDEADRMLDMGFLPAIKRILGRLPASRQTLLFSATFEAQIKQLALEFMREPRQVQIAANNAVADAISHRVHPVDGGRKRDLLIEILAARPNDQVIVFGRTKHGCNRLAEQLEDAGLKSVAIHGNKSQAQRQKALRDFKANKARVLVATDVAARGLDIPSLPLVINFDLPMVAEDYVHRIGRTGRNGASGEALSLVSPDEGGLLRQIQRILKDDIEMVTVAGYEPSRPIRMGSDAPGARRPGPGGNRGNNAPRKPSHRPHGKPAPRHAHAGPKQHRGGGQGGQRRDRNAG, from the coding sequence ATGACGTTCGAATCGCTTGGGCTGGCGCCCGCGTTGCTGCGCGCGCTGTCCGAACAGAACTACACCACCCCGACCCCGATCCAGGCCGAAGCGATCCCGCTGGCCCTGGCCGGGCACGACCTGCTCGGCGGCGCCCAGACCGGCACCGGCAAGACCGCCGCGTTCGGCCTGCCGCTGCTGCACCGCCTGGCCACCGTCCAGGGCGGCGGCCAGCGCAAGCCGCGCGTGCTGATCCTGGCGCCGACCCGCGAGCTGGCGCTGCAGGTCAGCGACAGCCTGCGCGGCTACGCCAAGTACCTGCGCCTGAACATCCACGCCATCTTCGGCGGCGCCGGCATGGGCCCGCAGCTGGACGCGCTGCGTCGCGGCGTGGACGTGCTGGTGGCGACCCCGGGCCGCCTGATCGACCATCTCGAGCGCGGCAGCGCCAAGCTCGACGCGGTCGAACTGCTGGTCATGGACGAAGCCGACCGCATGCTCGACATGGGCTTCCTGCCGGCGATCAAGCGCATCCTCGGCCGGCTGCCGGCCTCGCGCCAGACCCTGCTGTTCTCGGCCACTTTCGAGGCGCAGATCAAGCAGCTGGCGCTGGAATTCATGCGCGAGCCGCGCCAGGTGCAGATCGCCGCCAACAACGCCGTGGCCGATGCGATCAGCCACCGCGTGCATCCGGTCGACGGCGGCCGCAAGCGCGACCTGCTGATCGAGATCCTGGCCGCGCGCCCGAACGATCAGGTGATCGTGTTCGGCCGCACCAAGCACGGCTGCAACCGCCTGGCCGAGCAGCTCGAGGACGCCGGCCTGAAGTCGGTGGCGATCCACGGCAACAAGAGCCAGGCCCAGCGCCAGAAGGCGCTGCGCGATTTCAAGGCGAACAAGGCGCGGGTGCTGGTCGCGACCGACGTCGCCGCGCGCGGCCTGGACATCCCCAGCCTGCCGCTGGTGATCAACTTCGATCTGCCGATGGTGGCCGAGGACTACGTCCACCGCATCGGCCGCACCGGCCGCAACGGCGCCAGCGGCGAAGCGCTGTCGCTGGTGTCGCCGGACGAGGGCGGCCTGCTGCGCCAGATCCAGCGCATCCTCAAGGACGACATCGAGATGGTGACGGTCGCCGGCTACGAGCCGTCGCGCCCGATCCGGATGGGCTCCGACGCGCCGGGCGCGCGCCGTCCCGGTCCGGGCGGCAACCGCGGCAACAACGCGCCGCGCAAGCCCAGCCACCGTCCGCACGGCAAGCCGGCGCCGCGCCATGCGCACGCCGGTCCGAAGCAGCATCGCGGCGGCGGCCAGGGCGGACAGCGCCGCGACCGCAACGCGGGCTGA